A stretch of the Sulfurimonas sp. HSL3-1 genome encodes the following:
- the dnaE gene encoding DNA polymerase III subunit alpha has translation MSVQPFTHLHLHTEYSLLDGANKISNLAKRVKELGMTSVAMTDHGNMFGAIDFWHQMKGEGIKPIIGMEGYIHNGETLDDKSTRQRFHICLYAKNQKGYENLMYLSSMAYIHGFYYFPRITKQELREHSEGLVCTSACLQGEVSWHLNTNSERNVKFGAGGYDEAKRVALEYKEIFGEDFYLELMRHGIADQLFIDEPLLKLSQETGIKLVATNDTHYTFPDDAQYHEAFMCIGMNKLYDDPNRLRHSVHEFYVKSPEQMQRLYADIPEALEATQEIVDKCQLELELGNPTPPNFKFTREYAAKEGLNIDHADDAPLGPGATADDKKKWMGAADKNDAEFFIHRCRLGLEERLKHVPQERHEEYRARLEYEMDVINSMKFPGYMLIVWDFVAEAKRMGVAVGPGRGSAAGSLVAYALEITDIDPMKYDLLFERFLNPERVSMPDIDMDFMQARRGEVIDYVVRKYGRNQVAQIITFGSLLAKGVIRDVSRVLDMPLSQADKMAKLIPEELGITLNGKKKGDDFKPGAFQKEPKIKELIDTDPQAKRVWEFSLKLEGLKRNAGMHAAGVVISNEELWKKTPIYKPPGEETFVTQYSLNYLEDVDLIKFDFLGLKTLDVIDNAIKLVKTRYNEVIDWNTINVDDPKVYEVIQSGATVGMFQIESSGMQDLNKRLKPSNFEDLIAVLALYRPGPMESGMLDDFIERKHGRKKIFYPFEEVSFDMLKETLEPTYGMIVYQEQVMQIVQTVGGFSLGGADIVRRAMGKKKADLMEKYNREFSEGAQQQGLDYKKASALFDLIEKFAGYGFNKSHSAAYAMVTFQTAWLKTYYPQEFMAALLTSEKDNTDKVVKYIDEVKRMGIELSPPDINDSQLEFSATRKDDQDHILFGLGAIKGVGTSAVKSILEVRKDGEFTDLQDFVNRIDPQKVNKKVLESIAKAGGFDRYQYSRRALLEQMETVIETAKDSMQARKNAAGSLFGDDADVTTVQLRLEDAPEFGLKQILEFEKETLGFYVSGHPLDDYREELEQLEYTLSSDLENIADGSFAIFIGKVEEITHKISKKGNQFGIVNLMDFHGNLEVMLFSDKLEELEAMNLDEPIAFKVKVTHTEMFTRTSVTKIMSLKEVKKESKKVSTKIREVPQEPLTLRLHLDNGVERLEELYRLVRRHPGTRPLKLNIVSKLQNVVIDSAIRVNNSIMEELAGLSDVDVA, from the coding sequence ATGAGCGTCCAACCCTTTACCCACCTGCACCTGCACACCGAATACTCCCTACTCGACGGCGCGAACAAGATCAGCAATCTTGCCAAACGCGTCAAGGAGCTCGGGATGACCTCCGTGGCGATGACCGACCACGGCAACATGTTCGGCGCCATCGACTTCTGGCACCAGATGAAAGGGGAGGGGATCAAGCCCATCATCGGCATGGAGGGGTATATCCACAACGGCGAGACCCTCGATGACAAAAGCACGCGCCAGCGTTTTCACATCTGTCTTTACGCGAAAAACCAGAAGGGGTACGAGAACCTGATGTACCTCTCCTCCATGGCCTACATCCACGGCTTCTACTACTTCCCGCGGATCACGAAGCAGGAGCTGCGCGAGCACAGCGAGGGGCTTGTCTGTACTTCGGCCTGTCTGCAGGGCGAGGTGAGCTGGCACCTCAACACCAACAGCGAACGTAATGTCAAGTTCGGGGCCGGCGGCTACGACGAGGCGAAGCGGGTCGCGCTGGAGTACAAGGAGATCTTCGGCGAGGACTTCTACCTTGAGTTGATGCGCCACGGCATCGCCGACCAGCTCTTTATCGACGAACCGCTGCTCAAGCTCTCCCAGGAGACAGGGATCAAGCTCGTCGCGACGAACGATACCCACTACACTTTCCCCGACGACGCCCAGTACCACGAGGCGTTCATGTGTATCGGGATGAATAAACTCTACGACGACCCCAACCGTCTGCGCCACTCGGTCCACGAGTTCTACGTCAAGAGCCCGGAGCAGATGCAGCGGCTCTACGCGGATATCCCCGAAGCGCTAGAGGCGACCCAGGAGATCGTCGACAAGTGCCAGCTCGAGCTCGAACTGGGCAACCCGACGCCGCCGAACTTCAAATTCACCCGCGAATACGCCGCGAAAGAGGGACTCAATATCGACCATGCCGACGATGCGCCGCTGGGGCCCGGCGCGACGGCAGACGATAAGAAAAAGTGGATGGGAGCCGCCGACAAGAACGACGCGGAGTTCTTCATCCACCGCTGCCGCCTGGGGCTGGAAGAGCGTCTCAAACACGTGCCGCAGGAGCGCCACGAGGAGTACCGGGCGCGCCTGGAGTACGAGATGGACGTCATCAACTCCATGAAGTTCCCCGGCTACATGCTCATCGTCTGGGACTTCGTCGCCGAAGCCAAGCGGATGGGAGTCGCCGTCGGCCCGGGACGCGGTTCCGCGGCGGGGAGCCTCGTCGCCTACGCGCTGGAGATTACCGACATCGACCCGATGAAGTACGACCTGCTGTTCGAGCGTTTCTTGAACCCCGAACGTGTATCGATGCCCGATATCGATATGGACTTCATGCAGGCGCGCCGCGGCGAGGTGATCGACTACGTCGTGCGCAAATACGGCCGCAACCAGGTGGCGCAGATCATCACCTTCGGTTCCCTGCTGGCCAAGGGGGTCATCCGCGACGTCTCCCGCGTGCTTGATATGCCGCTGAGTCAGGCGGACAAGATGGCGAAGCTGATCCCCGAAGAGCTGGGGATCACCCTCAACGGCAAGAAGAAAGGCGACGATTTCAAACCGGGCGCTTTCCAGAAAGAGCCGAAGATCAAGGAACTTATCGACACGGATCCGCAGGCGAAGCGCGTCTGGGAGTTCAGCCTCAAGCTCGAAGGGCTCAAGCGCAATGCCGGGATGCACGCGGCGGGGGTCGTTATCAGCAACGAAGAGCTCTGGAAGAAGACTCCCATCTACAAGCCGCCGGGGGAGGAGACCTTCGTCACCCAGTACTCGCTTAACTACCTCGAGGATGTCGACCTGATCAAGTTCGACTTCCTCGGCCTCAAGACCCTCGACGTCATCGACAACGCGATCAAGCTCGTCAAGACGCGCTATAACGAAGTGATCGACTGGAACACGATCAATGTGGACGACCCGAAGGTCTACGAAGTGATCCAGTCCGGTGCGACGGTCGGGATGTTCCAGATCGAATCGAGCGGGATGCAGGATCTGAACAAGCGGCTCAAGCCCTCCAACTTCGAAGACCTCATTGCGGTCCTGGCGCTCTACCGCCCGGGACCGATGGAGTCGGGGATGCTTGACGACTTTATCGAACGCAAGCACGGGCGCAAGAAGATCTTCTACCCCTTCGAGGAGGTCAGCTTCGACATGCTCAAGGAGACCCTGGAACCGACCTACGGCATGATCGTCTACCAGGAGCAGGTCATGCAGATCGTCCAGACCGTCGGGGGCTTCAGCCTCGGCGGCGCGGACATCGTCCGGCGTGCGATGGGTAAGAAGAAAGCGGACCTGATGGAGAAGTACAACCGTGAATTCTCCGAAGGGGCGCAGCAACAGGGGCTGGATTACAAGAAGGCCTCCGCGCTCTTTGACCTGATCGAGAAGTTCGCCGGCTACGGTTTCAACAAGTCCCACTCGGCGGCCTACGCGATGGTCACCTTCCAGACGGCATGGCTCAAGACCTACTACCCGCAGGAGTTCATGGCGGCCCTGCTCACCTCGGAGAAGGATAACACCGACAAGGTCGTCAAGTACATCGATGAGGTCAAGCGGATGGGCATTGAGCTGAGCCCGCCGGACATCAACGATTCGCAGCTCGAGTTCAGCGCCACCCGCAAGGATGACCAGGACCACATTCTCTTCGGGCTCGGCGCCATCAAAGGGGTCGGGACCTCCGCGGTCAAATCGATCCTCGAGGTGCGCAAGGACGGCGAGTTCACGGACCTGCAGGACTTCGTCAACCGCATCGACCCGCAGAAGGTGAACAAGAAGGTGCTCGAATCCATCGCCAAGGCGGGAGGCTTCGACCGCTACCAGTATTCGCGCCGCGCGCTGCTCGAGCAGATGGAAACGGTGATCGAGACGGCCAAGGACTCCATGCAGGCGCGCAAGAACGCCGCGGGCAGTCTTTTCGGCGACGACGCCGACGTCACCACGGTACAGCTCAGGCTCGAAGATGCTCCGGAGTTCGGTCTCAAGCAGATCCTCGAGTTCGAGAAGGAGACCCTGGGCTTCTACGTCTCCGGCCACCCGCTGGATGACTACCGCGAGGAGCTCGAGCAGCTCGAATATACCCTCTCGTCCGACCTGGAGAACATCGCCGACGGCTCCTTCGCCATCTTTATCGGGAAGGTCGAGGAGATCACGCACAAGATCTCCAAGAAAGGGAACCAGTTTGGCATCGTCAACCTTATGGACTTCCACGGCAACCTCGAGGTGATGCTTTTCAGCGACAAGCTCGAGGAGCTCGAGGCGATGAACCTCGACGAGCCGATCGCCTTTAAGGTCAAGGTGACCCATACGGAGATGTTCACCCGCACGAGCGTGACGAAGATTATGAGCCTCAAAGAGGTGAAGAAAGAGAGCAAGAAGGTCAGTACGAAGATCCGCGAGGTGCCGCAGGAGCCGCTGACCCTGCGCCTGCACCTGGACAACGGCGTCGAGCGCCTCGAGGAGCTCTACCGTCTTGTCCGCCGCCACCCGGGCACGCGCCCGCTGAAGCTCAACATCGTCTCCAAGCTGCAAAACGTCGTCATCGACTCGGCTATCCGCGTCAACAACTCCATCATGGAGGAGCTGGCAGGCCTCTCGGACGTCGACGTGGCATAA
- a CDS encoding TonB-dependent receptor, with translation MKRGVAAASAVLLGAFTTLGAADNYTMETISVESSTITNEAAGRTEASTVNYIDQELIEQINPKQLNEVLQTVPGVTADFMGNEVVEIHIRGINQQEFMWEDTGVAIIVDGVPVYAKSGKFRLNMSDITSIKVIKGSAAYLYGNRAMAGAIVITTSKPRGGDDAYSVSAEAGSFNAQDYEATARISRESFAASLNANYRKSDGYWVDSAYWNKSLSGKLSYYIDDTSDVTLGIDKTLKYEEQKRASSTGVTAADANPRGTAASGFQKDNEVDLDKYILTYTKEFANGGNLLLNVYDYIDEYDYISSPQDTDGDGIGDTYARHTLEHKKQKGAKLEFKQELADFAYLVGYEFGDRQYQSGSETLIDYNSTDVEGNPVANYAGELTHTNDDQRLHAFYGELKYAVTPAWTAVFNMRHDIQKDMYEVVSHDYNGTDWNNEKLYDDHTYNENGYRVGTTYAVDADTTLYANISTGYRTPTVDKMVTNYENRNRTDGVAVPIDVERSITYEVGARGNLGGHLLDYELSVFQMDTKDIIGYRFGTYSFATSGGITDNIGDARNRGVELSLKSDPTRRLSFNLAYTYLKAEFTKHDPVKIAYRGPEYDIVGNELPRTPNNIFDLYTTIRFSPNLKVIGQVYAQSEYYADETNMIKMPGYAFLNLQARYTMHVGGNELECYVKVNNVFDEHYYQTVYFTGDKSGDGTFDREDPTITVAPGKEYFAGLIYRF, from the coding sequence ATGAAAAGAGGTGTTGCGGCTGCCAGTGCCGTACTGCTTGGAGCGTTTACGACGCTCGGAGCGGCAGACAACTATACGATGGAGACGATCAGCGTCGAGTCATCGACGATCACCAACGAAGCGGCGGGAAGAACCGAAGCCTCGACGGTGAACTACATTGATCAGGAGCTGATCGAGCAGATCAACCCCAAGCAGCTCAACGAGGTGCTTCAGACCGTGCCGGGCGTGACGGCGGACTTTATGGGCAACGAAGTCGTCGAGATCCATATCCGTGGGATCAACCAGCAGGAGTTTATGTGGGAGGATACCGGGGTCGCGATTATTGTCGACGGGGTCCCCGTCTACGCCAAGAGCGGCAAATTCCGTCTCAATATGAGCGATATCACCAGCATCAAGGTGATCAAAGGGAGTGCGGCCTATCTCTACGGCAACCGCGCGATGGCCGGTGCCATCGTTATTACGACCTCCAAGCCACGGGGCGGCGACGACGCCTATTCGGTCAGTGCGGAAGCGGGAAGCTTCAATGCCCAGGATTACGAAGCGACGGCCCGCATCAGCCGGGAGAGCTTTGCCGCCAGTCTGAACGCGAACTACCGCAAAAGTGACGGCTACTGGGTTGATTCTGCTTACTGGAACAAGTCGCTCAGCGGCAAGCTCTCCTACTATATCGACGACACGAGCGACGTGACGCTGGGCATCGACAAGACGCTCAAGTACGAGGAGCAAAAACGCGCTTCATCGACCGGTGTCACCGCGGCGGACGCCAATCCCCGTGGTACGGCGGCGAGCGGCTTTCAGAAGGACAACGAGGTCGACCTGGACAAGTACATCCTTACCTATACGAAAGAGTTTGCCAACGGGGGGAACCTGCTGCTGAACGTCTACGACTACATTGACGAATACGATTACATCTCCAGCCCGCAGGATACCGACGGCGACGGCATCGGTGACACCTACGCGCGGCACACCCTGGAACACAAAAAACAGAAGGGGGCCAAGCTGGAGTTCAAACAGGAGCTGGCGGATTTCGCCTATCTTGTCGGCTACGAGTTCGGCGATCGCCAGTACCAGTCCGGCAGCGAGACACTGATCGACTACAACTCGACGGACGTCGAGGGAAATCCCGTTGCGAACTATGCCGGGGAGCTGACACACACCAATGACGACCAGCGTCTGCACGCCTTCTATGGTGAGCTGAAATATGCCGTGACACCGGCATGGACGGCTGTATTCAATATGCGCCACGATATTCAGAAAGATATGTACGAGGTTGTTTCGCACGACTACAACGGTACCGACTGGAACAATGAGAAGCTTTATGACGATCACACCTATAATGAAAACGGCTACCGGGTCGGGACGACCTATGCCGTTGACGCCGACACGACCCTCTACGCCAACATCTCCACCGGCTACCGGACACCGACGGTGGACAAGATGGTCACGAACTACGAAAACCGCAACCGTACGGACGGCGTGGCCGTGCCCATCGACGTCGAGCGCAGCATCACCTACGAGGTCGGCGCGCGGGGGAATCTTGGTGGCCATCTCCTCGATTACGAGCTTTCCGTTTTTCAGATGGATACGAAAGATATCATCGGTTACCGTTTCGGGACCTATTCGTTTGCGACCAGCGGCGGCATCACGGACAATATCGGTGATGCGCGCAACCGGGGGGTGGAACTCTCCCTCAAGAGCGACCCCACGCGGCGCCTCTCGTTCAACCTCGCCTATACCTATCTGAAGGCGGAGTTCACGAAACATGACCCCGTGAAGATCGCCTACCGCGGACCGGAGTATGACATCGTCGGCAACGAGCTGCCGAGAACCCCGAACAACATCTTCGACCTCTACACGACAATAAGGTTCTCGCCGAACCTGAAGGTGATCGGTCAGGTGTACGCGCAATCGGAATACTATGCGGACGAGACGAACATGATCAAGATGCCGGGGTACGCTTTTCTTAACCTGCAGGCGCGCTATACGATGCACGTCGGCGGCAACGAACTGGAGTGCTACGTCAAGGTCAACAACGTCTTTGACGAACACTACTACCAGACGGTCTACTTCACCGGCGACAAGAGCGGGGACGGTACCTTCGACCGGGAGGACCCGACGATCACGGTCGCACCGGGCAAAGAGTATTTCGCCGGACTCATCTACCGCTTCTAG
- a CDS encoding acyl-CoA dehydratase activase: MEYFAGIDIGSTAIKIAIVDGTGRLVGHRVSASGSMFYKYAQESLAQLMAEVGVAPEALRYTVATGYGRKLFKEADENISEITANAIGARAAAQEHGEIKTIINIGGQDSKAISMDSEGNVVNFAMNDRCAAGTGKFLDVVARNLEIGVDELGEYHFKSTGTPLSINSTCAVFAESEIIGLLGNNHRVEEIVSGVHYSIAKRIVKLVKRVGIHEGIYFDGGPALNNGLVNAIENELGKPIFVPAFPQITTSLGAAVLAWESYGYESGEAV, translated from the coding sequence GTGGAGTATTTTGCAGGGATCGATATCGGGTCGACGGCGATTAAGATCGCCATCGTCGACGGTACGGGGCGTCTGGTCGGACACCGCGTGAGTGCCAGCGGCAGCATGTTTTACAAGTACGCCCAGGAGAGCCTGGCGCAGCTGATGGCGGAGGTGGGCGTCGCCCCGGAGGCGCTGCGCTACACCGTCGCGACGGGATACGGCCGCAAACTCTTCAAGGAGGCGGACGAAAACATCAGTGAGATCACCGCCAACGCCATCGGCGCGCGGGCCGCGGCGCAGGAGCACGGCGAGATTAAGACGATCATCAACATCGGCGGGCAGGACTCCAAGGCGATCTCCATGGACAGCGAGGGGAACGTCGTCAACTTCGCGATGAACGACCGCTGCGCGGCGGGGACGGGCAAGTTCCTTGACGTCGTCGCCCGTAACCTGGAGATCGGCGTGGACGAACTGGGGGAGTACCACTTCAAATCCACCGGCACGCCGCTCTCCATCAACAGCACATGCGCCGTTTTCGCCGAGTCGGAGATCATCGGCCTGCTGGGAAACAACCACCGTGTCGAGGAGATCGTCAGCGGGGTCCACTACTCCATCGCCAAGCGGATCGTGAAGCTCGTGAAGCGGGTCGGCATCCACGAAGGGATCTACTTCGACGGCGGCCCGGCGCTCAACAACGGGCTGGTCAACGCCATCGAGAACGAGCTGGGCAAACCGATCTTCGTGCCGGCGTTTCCGCAGATCACGACCTCCCTCGGCGCTGCGGTCCTTGCCTGGGAGTCCTACGGCTACGAAAGCGGCGAAGCGGTGTAG
- a CDS encoding double-cubane-cluster-containing anaerobic reductase, with protein MNARNDHTIETPRERQGRHKAMEAVKVLDTLREYAVNPPEAMAYFYELHRRYHCDMTPMHEGKTKVGTMCIQVPYEVIDALGAAPVRLCNGFYTDDEIGGEYLPSKSCPLVKATVGAFATDHFADTPDLVVTPTTCDQKTKATGIVEEMGYPVYEMEFPRVKESEESREYWRRSVRNFTKTLSKELKTKLTRGKLKASIRKVGYAQTLYHRLNALRKAELPPISGNDMFLVTNAFFFDKTEAWSAAVERLLAEMEERVKEGIGAARKRSPRIVYTGSPPIFPNLKVPQLIEMADAVIVADESCSSNRLFNDMVSVDEWFLYDMVDAVADRYLKGCTCPVFTRNDDRIRRIVELVKEYSADGVVYQAFAGCQVYEMEQRSVLAAMEKEGIPILYLESDYSPSQLGQLTTRVEAFVESLKSRKRRQ; from the coding sequence ATGAACGCCCGTAACGACCACACGATAGAGACGCCCAGAGAGCGTCAGGGACGCCACAAGGCGATGGAAGCGGTGAAGGTGCTCGACACGCTGCGCGAATACGCCGTCAACCCTCCGGAGGCGATGGCGTACTTCTACGAGCTTCACCGGCGCTACCACTGCGACATGACGCCGATGCACGAGGGGAAAACGAAAGTGGGGACGATGTGCATCCAGGTTCCTTACGAGGTGATCGACGCCCTCGGCGCGGCGCCGGTGCGGCTCTGCAACGGCTTTTACACCGACGACGAGATCGGCGGCGAATACCTGCCGTCGAAATCCTGCCCGCTGGTCAAGGCGACAGTGGGGGCCTTTGCGACGGACCACTTCGCCGATACCCCGGACCTCGTCGTGACCCCGACGACCTGCGACCAGAAGACGAAGGCGACGGGGATCGTCGAGGAGATGGGCTACCCGGTGTACGAGATGGAGTTTCCCCGGGTCAAAGAGAGCGAGGAGAGTCGGGAGTATTGGCGCCGCAGCGTGCGCAACTTCACCAAGACCCTCTCAAAGGAGCTGAAAACGAAGCTGACGCGCGGGAAGCTCAAAGCCTCCATCCGGAAGGTCGGCTATGCCCAGACGCTTTACCACCGTCTGAACGCCCTGCGCAAAGCGGAGCTGCCGCCGATCTCGGGCAACGATATGTTCCTCGTGACCAACGCTTTCTTCTTCGACAAGACCGAGGCGTGGAGCGCGGCGGTGGAGCGGCTGCTCGCGGAGATGGAGGAGAGGGTAAAAGAGGGGATCGGCGCCGCCCGCAAGCGCAGCCCGCGCATCGTTTACACCGGATCGCCCCCGATCTTCCCTAACCTGAAGGTACCGCAGCTTATCGAGATGGCGGACGCGGTGATCGTCGCCGATGAGAGCTGCTCCTCGAACCGCCTCTTCAACGACATGGTTTCGGTGGACGAGTGGTTCCTCTACGACATGGTCGACGCGGTGGCGGACCGCTATCTGAAAGGGTGCACCTGCCCGGTCTTTACCCGCAACGACGACCGGATCCGACGTATCGTCGAATTGGTGAAAGAGTACAGCGCCGACGGCGTCGTCTACCAGGCCTTCGCGGGGTGCCAGGTCTACGAGATGGAGCAGCGCTCGGTGCTGGCGGCGATGGAGAAGGAGGGGATCCCCATCCTCTACCTGGAGAGCGACTACAGCCCCAGTCAGCTCGGGCAGCTCACGACGCGGGTCGAAGCCTTCGTCGAATCGCTCAAGAGCAGAAAAAGGAGACAGTAG
- a CDS encoding 4Fe-4S binding protein, protein MKRIRRFLDLGNLRRFRAIVQLVSFVLLVYGAYFAIDLGSNMPVLSCGYDRQNGGMCYLLPLQHQLGRPLGMLFSMASIGILVGFVTFLLWFIVFNKAWCGFVCPLGTMQDWLTSLRKLFGIRYSSYNQTQFNRLKVIKYVLLVLLLLLPVAIGAGLIGGEWRAAFCQICPGRMITPLFVGDFSQWTIDFSSKTTMILTALGMVITGMFLAGSFVKKRFFCFFCPMSALQYSFSKFSILKLKKDGGKCTKCGDCYTVCDMQIKDIADDVQSRDILRDDCTLCMKCIAACPEEGCLQADIAGLTIFQSTKEGFSKRMQIDRPGGEDERP, encoded by the coding sequence ATGAAAAGGATTAGACGTTTCCTCGATCTGGGCAACCTGCGCCGTTTCCGCGCCATCGTCCAGCTGGTTAGTTTCGTGCTCCTGGTCTACGGAGCCTACTTCGCGATCGATCTGGGTAGCAATATGCCGGTGCTCTCCTGCGGCTACGACCGCCAAAACGGCGGCATGTGCTACCTGCTGCCGCTGCAGCATCAGCTCGGCCGGCCGCTGGGCATGCTCTTCAGCATGGCGAGCATCGGGATTCTGGTTGGATTCGTCACCTTCCTGCTCTGGTTTATCGTCTTCAACAAGGCCTGGTGCGGGTTCGTCTGTCCCCTGGGGACGATGCAGGACTGGCTCACTTCGCTGCGCAAGCTTTTCGGCATCCGCTACAGCAGCTACAACCAGACGCAGTTCAACCGCCTCAAGGTTATTAAGTACGTGCTGCTCGTTCTTCTGCTCTTGCTGCCGGTGGCGATAGGCGCGGGGCTGATCGGGGGCGAGTGGCGGGCGGCGTTTTGCCAGATCTGCCCGGGGCGGATGATCACGCCGCTCTTTGTCGGGGATTTCTCGCAATGGACGATCGACTTCTCGAGCAAAACGACGATGATCCTGACGGCGCTGGGGATGGTCATCACGGGGATGTTCCTCGCCGGCTCCTTTGTGAAGAAACGCTTTTTCTGTTTCTTCTGCCCGATGAGCGCGCTGCAGTACTCCTTCAGCAAGTTTTCCATACTGAAGCTGAAGAAGGACGGCGGCAAGTGCACCAAGTGCGGCGACTGCTACACCGTCTGCGACATGCAGATCAAGGATATCGCCGATGACGTGCAGAGCCGCGACATCCTGCGCGACGACTGTACGCTCTGCATGAAGTGCATCGCCGCCTGCCCGGAAGAGGGGTGCCTGCAGGCCGATATCGCCGGTTTGACCATTTTTCAGTCCACCAAGGAAGGATTTTCCAAACGTATGCAGATAGACAGACCCGGAGGCGAAGATGAACGCCCGTAA
- a CDS encoding sulfite exporter TauE/SafE family protein, with amino-acid sequence MAYLSLLLIGLSYGATACMFSCMPFLSPLLLTQNGREGGALYVVSIFSLGRIVSYSLIAVAASFGAMAVKSLLDDPALSQSLLGISTVFVGGVLLHRSFWQRRCCSVSGGRQGTTGSVGYFAMGFAITLNPCAPVMSLIAVAAGSANAADALAMGLAFGLGAVSASWALYGLFFSQVAREAVAQLARYKTAIERIAALLLMAVGIATINGLSHL; translated from the coding sequence ATGGCGTACCTCTCTTTACTGCTTATCGGTCTCTCTTACGGCGCGACGGCCTGCATGTTCAGCTGTATGCCCTTTCTAAGCCCCTTGCTGCTGACGCAAAACGGCAGAGAGGGCGGGGCGCTTTATGTCGTTTCCATCTTCAGCCTGGGGCGGATCGTCAGTTACAGCCTGATCGCGGTGGCGGCCTCTTTCGGCGCGATGGCGGTCAAGTCGCTGCTCGACGATCCCGCGCTTTCGCAGAGCCTGCTGGGGATCAGCACCGTTTTCGTAGGCGGCGTGCTGCTGCACCGGAGTTTCTGGCAGCGCCGCTGTTGCAGTGTTTCAGGGGGAAGGCAGGGGACGACCGGGAGCGTCGGCTACTTTGCGATGGGGTTTGCGATCACGCTGAACCCCTGCGCCCCCGTCATGTCGCTCATCGCCGTGGCGGCAGGGAGCGCAAACGCGGCGGATGCCCTGGCGATGGGCCTGGCCTTCGGCCTTGGGGCGGTGAGCGCATCCTGGGCCCTGTACGGGCTTTTTTTCTCCCAGGTGGCGCGTGAAGCGGTGGCGCAGCTTGCGCGTTACAAGACGGCGATCGAGCGGATCGCCGCGCTGTTGCTGATGGCGGTGGGCATCGCAACCATCAACGGATTGAGCCATTTATAA
- a CDS encoding TIGR01621 family pseudouridine synthase: MSPLTLHFDHDDFAVVAKPAGMSFHSEAGAGFVVRAAELTRCPLYPVHRLDRMTSGLVILAKSSEAAAAFTALFEKREIEKYYLALSLRKPKKKQGWIKGDMAKARRGDWKLLKTTENPAVTRFISAPLREGERAFLVKPYTGKTHQIRVALKSLGSPIAGDVRYADKAEADKEERGYLHAYALCFTYNGEPFSFTLSPDEGERFLSPEFTDLLQAWQVPWEHFPEKK; the protein is encoded by the coding sequence ATGAGCCCGCTGACGCTTCATTTCGACCATGATGATTTTGCCGTTGTCGCCAAACCGGCAGGGATGAGCTTTCACAGCGAAGCCGGGGCCGGATTCGTCGTACGGGCCGCTGAACTCACCCGGTGTCCCCTCTACCCGGTCCACCGCCTCGACAGGATGACCTCGGGGCTCGTCATCCTCGCCAAGAGCAGCGAAGCGGCCGCTGCCTTTACGGCGCTGTTCGAAAAGCGTGAAATCGAGAAGTACTACCTCGCCCTCAGTCTGCGCAAACCGAAAAAGAAGCAGGGATGGATCAAGGGGGACATGGCCAAAGCGCGCCGCGGCGACTGGAAACTGCTCAAAACGACGGAAAACCCGGCGGTGACCCGCTTCATTTCCGCCCCCCTGCGCGAAGGGGAGCGCGCCTTCCTCGTCAAACCCTACACCGGCAAGACCCACCAGATCCGCGTGGCGCTGAAAAGCCTGGGCTCCCCCATCGCCGGCGACGTGCGCTACGCCGACAAGGCGGAGGCGGACAAAGAGGAGCGCGGCTACTTGCACGCCTACGCCTTGTGCTTCACCTACAACGGCGAGCCTTTCAGTTTCACCCTTTCCCCCGACGAAGGGGAGCGTTTTCTGTCGCCCGAGTTTACCGATCTCCTGCAGGCATGGCAGGTCCCCTGGGAGCATTTTCCCGAGAAGAAATAG